A region from the Onthophagus taurus isolate NC chromosome 8, IU_Otau_3.0, whole genome shotgun sequence genome encodes:
- the LOC111425272 gene encoding mucin-4 isoform X1, whose translation MVYKNTVTILILTLIGFASAQRKISRNSQPVEETKPEVNFHCPEEFGYYPHPTDCTLYHVCFFGRPVLESCTGGLMYSPELQTCDWPRNVGCDGSSDVSVTSIVSSSSIPSRSSESRTRYTAPPPPPPAQPAAIVTSRGQPKSLHHTEIIKQPRYYDDDDDEPISDQISDRQQRINRGQPKKVSDVQRDRDGLGLANAIPSYSGRGEKISSISFGTQQQNLNTYRVEEASVVPQKAPTITSAKSYNTSHYDSTQYDPYYNIYDEVELYRDVDYPQHYNTNNGGRQSSQTTYRGTPAPAIQVIPTQEDVSSKRHRTNIYIQNPYQTQDIYQQPTVSEYSDEAYVDDHTNYRQTSRQPTNPRGESYDLNYLEENATTKRTTTTARTTTTTTTTTTTTTPRLNPSPKSTTPTSSTQTVDINQTVPLTPSTTFDPLPDIDNDTISENSDTETNETSTLGSSGKGLANFISSSTTQPPAYHFITKASKSTPVASTPNYIENYTYRPRVRVHRKNRVIAPTTYAPPKFFLKSVFLSPSSTTTKYSTKYSTRYSPTTPPTTTTTILTTTTRFSTTSKPTSTTTNYIYPSFNVENLDNVDTSTIRQNRIIKTIRKFINPIAINNEFAGTTKNYEHPSREGISIENYVNRNFQDNFDDEYFEPNVTTSSRYVPIPTKSTTRTTTTTTTPKPTTTTPKPTTTPKPTTTPKPTTTPKPTTTTPKPTTTTPQPTTTTSPKPITTTILPDLNQQPYDEPNLYVGPNEKKFRPTVEFPSPEDLLTRQDQPKLEPDLPQPYKPKPIVKPDSLTKPTLPTRTSRVNNAIKSLIALGGTRRPNTKCTDAKCNELNQRSHTRGRGSAHYSVSDTGVQVNRGTPPPRSRSTLKPSTSIVSKAQEFVDIYRFPPRRPDTIYPQPVPDKAAAKCRKDVCLLPDCSCGGKEIPGDIPVDQVPQIVLLTFDDSVNDLNKGLYSDLFEKGRVNPNGCPIAATFYVSHEWTDYSQVQNLYADGHEIASHTVSHSFGEQFTQKKWTKEVAGQREILAAYGGVKLEDVRGMRAPFLSVGGNKMFKMLYDSNFTYDSSMPIYENKPPSWPYTLDYKLFHDCMIPPCPTRSYPGVWEVPMVMWQDLNGGRCSMGDACSHPADADGVVKLLMKNFQRHYTTNRAPFGLFYHAAYFTKDHHKEGFIKFLDTINSLKDVWLVTNWQALQWVRDPTPISRLNGFQPFQCNYSDRPKRCNNPKVCNLWHKSGVRYMRTCQPCPDIYPWTGNTGIRSSKIDNDIED comes from the exons ATGGTGTACAAAAACACCGTAACCATACTGATATTAACCCTAATCG GTTTCGCGTCTGCACAAAGAAAGATCAGCAGGAACTCGCAGCCCGTCGAGGAAACGAAACCGGAGGTGAATTTCCATTGTCCGGAAGAATTCGGATACTACCCACATCCGACCGATTGTACATTGTACCATGTATGCTTTTTCGGAAGGCCTGTATTGGAATCCTGCACTGGGGGATTAATGTACAGCCCCGAATTACAAACATGTGATTGGCCGAGAAATGTCGGTTGCGATGGTTCTTCCGACGTTTCAGTGACATCTATAGTATCTTCTTCGAGCATACCCAGCAGATCATCCGAATCTAGAACTAGATATACAGCTCCACCTCCTCCACCACCCGCTCAACCCGCAGCTATTGTGACATCTAGAGGACAACCGAAAAGTTTACACCACACCGAAATTATTAAG CAACCTCGCTATTACGACGACGATGATGACGAGCCGATCTCCGACCAAATTAGCGATAGACAACAAAGAATCAATCGGGGGCAACCGAAAAAGGTCAGCGACGTACAGAGGGATAGGGACGGATTAGGGTTGGCTAACGCTATTCCG TCGTACAGCGGTCGGGGAGAAAAAATTAGTTCGATTTCCTTCGGAACTCAACAACAGAACCTGAACACGTATAG AGTCGAAGAGGCCAGTGTCGTTCCGCAAAAAGCACCCACCATCACCTCCGCCAAAAGCTACAACACCAGTCACTACGACTCCACACAATATGATCCTTACTACAATATATATGATGAGGTCGAACTCTACAGAGATGTTG ATTATCCTCAACATTACAACACCAACAATGGTGGAAGACAATCTTCTCAAACAACGTACCGAGGAACGCCGGCACCTGCCATCCAAGTAATCCCAACTCAAGAAGATGTATCATCAAAACGGCACAGAACTAACATCTACATTCAAAATCCGTACCAAACTCAAGATATTTACCAACAACCCACTGTTTCAGAATACAGTGACGAAGCATAC GTTGACGATCACACCAATTACAGACAAACAAGTAGACAACCAACAAA cCCTAGGGGTGAGAGTTATGATCTCAATTACTTAGAGGAGAACGCCACCACGAAAAGAACTACAACTACCGCTAGAACTACCACTACTActaccaccaccaccacaaCGACGACCCCGCGATTAAATCCTAGCCCAAAGAGCACGACTCCAACAAG CTCAACACAAACAGTGGATATAAACCAAACCGTACCGCTCACACCATCCACAACCTTCGATCCTCTCCCAGACATAGACAATGACACAATAAGCGAGAACAGTGATACAGAGACAAACGAAACTAGCACGCTTGGGTCTAGTGGGAAAGggttagcaaattttatttcatccaGCACCACACAGCCGCCAGCTTATCACTTTATTACCAAAGCGTCTAAGTCAACTCCAGTTGCTTCGACCCCTAATTATATAGAGAACTATACTTATAGACCTAGGGTTAGAGTGCACAGAAAAAATAGGGTCATTGCGCCGACCACTTATGCACCACCAAAATTCTTTCTTAAATCTGTCTTTCTATCGCCTTCTTCAACTACTACTAAGTATTCTACAAAGTATTCAACAAGATATTCCCCAACCACCCCACCCACTACCACCACCACTATTTTAACAACAACAACTAGATTTAGTACTACTTCAAAACCCACATCAACAACTACTAACTATATTTATCCATCATTTAACGTAGAAAATTTGGATAACGTAGATACTAGCACAATTAGACAAAACAGGATCATCAAAACAATCAGGAAATTCATAAACCCCATTGCTATTAATAACGAATTCGCGGGTACGACTAAAAATTACGAACACCCGAGTCGCGAAGGTATTTCTATTGAGAATTACGTCAACAGAAACTTTCAGGATAATTTCGATGACGAATATTTTGAACCTAATGTTACGACTTCGAGCAGGTACGTTCCGATTCCAACCAAATCGacaactagaactaccacaaCAACTACAACACCAAAACCTACGACGACAACACCAAAACCTACAACGACACCAAAACCTACAACGACACCCAAACCTACGACGACACCCAAACCTACGACGACAACTCCAAAACCTACGACGACAACACCACAACCTACGACTACAACCTCTCCAAAACCAATTACAACCACAATTCTTCCTGACTTAAATCAACAACCTTACGACGAACCAAATTTGTATGTTGGACcgaatgaaaagaaatttagaCCGACTGTAGAATTTCCAAGTCCAGAGGACTTATTAACTCGACAGGACCAACCGAAACTCGAACCAGATCTTCCACAACCTTACAAACCAAAACCAATCGTGAAACCGGACTCGTTGACCAAACCAACCCTCCCAACTAGAACGTCCCGGGTAAATAATGCCATAAAGTCGTTGATAGCTCTCGGCGGAACGCGCAGGCCGAACACCAAATGTACCGATGCTAAATGCAACGAACTGAACCAGAG ATCTCACACCAGGGGTAGAGGTTCTGCCCATTACAGTGTTAGTGATACTGGAGTACAAGTTAATAGAGGAACACCACCACC GCGCAGTCGATCAACTCTAAAACCATCAACATCTATCGTTTCTAAAGCCCAAGAATTTGTTGATATATACAGATTCCCACCTCGACGCCCAGATACAATTTATCCCCAACCAGTTCCAGATAAAGCAGCAGCAAAATGTAGAAAAGATGTTTGTTTATTACCAGATTGCAGTTGTGGCGGAAAAGAAATACCCG GAGATATACCTGTCGATCAAGTGCCGCAAATTGTACTATTGACATTTGACGACTCCGTTAATGATTTGAACAAGGGACTCTATAGCGATCTTTTCGAAAAGGGAAGGGTGAATCCTAACGGTTGTCCGATCGCAGCTACCTTCTACGTTTCCCACGAGTGGACCGATTACAGTCAGGTTCAGAACTTATACGCTGACGGCCACGAAATCGCTTCACATACCGTTTC GCATAGTTTTGGAGAACAATTTACCCAAAAGAAATGGACTAAAGAAGTCGCTGGACAAAGAGAGATTTTAGCAGCTTATGGAGGTGTTAAACTAGAAGATGTCCGAGGAATGAGAGCCCCCTTCTTATCT gTTGGTGGCaacaaaatgttcaaaatgttatacGACTCCAACTTTACCTACGACTCTTCCATGCCTATTTATGAAAACAAACCACCCAGTTGGCCTTACACTCTGGATTACAAACTTTTCCACGACTGCATGATCCCACCTTGCCCCACAAGATCATACCCGGGAGTATGGGAAGTCCCCATGGTGATGTGGCAAGATTTAAACGGCGGACGATGCTCGATGGGCGATGCTTGCAGTCACCCCGCTGACGCTGACGGAGTCgtcaaattattaatgaaaaacttCCAAAGGCATTACACAACGAATCGTGCCCCATTCGGGTTGTTTTATCACGCCGCTTACTTTACTAAGGACCACCACAAAGaaggatttattaaattcttgGATACTATCAATTCTTTGAAGGACGTTTGGTTGGTTACTAATTGGCAAGCTCTCCAATGGGTAAGGGATCCTACACCGATTTCGAGATTAAATGGTTTCCAACCTTTCCAATGCAATTACAGC GATCGTCCAAAGAGATGTAATAATCCGAAGGTGTGCAATTTGTGGCATAAATCTGGAGTGAGATATATGAGAACTTGCCAACCATGCCCCGATATTTACCCGTGGACTGGAAACACGGGAATACGCAGTAGTAAAATAGATAATGATATTGAAGATTAA
- the LOC111425272 gene encoding mucin-4 isoform X2 produces the protein MVYKNTVTILILTLIGFASAQRKISRNSQPVEETKPEVNFHCPEEFGYYPHPTDCTLYHVCFFGRPVLESCTGGLMYSPELQTCDWPRNVGCDGSSDVSVTSIVSSSSIPSRSSESRTRYTAPPPPPPAQPAAIVTSRGQPKSLHHTEIIKQPRYYDDDDDEPISDQISDRQQRINRGQPKKVSDVQRDRDGLGLANAIPSYSGRGEKISSISFGTQQQNLNTYRVEEASVVPQKAPTITSAKSYNTSHYDSTQYDPYYNIYDEVELYRDVDYPQHYNTNNGGRQSSQTTYRGTPAPAIQVIPTQEDVSSKRHRTNIYIQNPYQTQDIYQQPTVSEYSDEAYVDDHTNYRQTSRQPTNPRGESYDLNYLEENATTKRTTTTARTTTTTTTTTTTTTPRLNPSPKSTTPTSSTQTVDINQTVPLTPSTTFDPLPDIDNDTISENSDTETNETSTLGSSGKGLANFISSSTTQPPAYHFITKASKSTPVASTPNYIENYTYRPRVRVHRKNRVIAPTTYAPPKFFLKSVFLSPSSTTTKYSTKYSTRYSPTTPPTTTTTILTTTTRFSTTSKPTSTTTNYIYPSFNVENLDNVDTSTIRQNRIIKTIRKFINPIAINNEFAGTTKNYEHPSREGISIENYVNRNFQDNFDDEYFEPNVTTSSRYVPIPTKSTTRTTTTTTTPKPTTTTPKPTTTPKPTTTPKPTTTPKPTTTTPKPTTTTPQPTTTTSPKPITTTILPDLNQQPYDEPNLYVGPNEKKFRPTVEFPSPEDLLTRQDQPKLEPDLPQPYKPKPIVKPDSLTKPTLPTRTSRVNNAIKSLIALGGTRRPNTKCTDAKCNELNQRSHTRGRGSAHYSVSDTGVQVNRGTPPPRSRSTLKPSTSIVSKAQEFVDIYRFPPRRPDTIYPQPVPDKAAAKCRKDVCLLPDCSCGGKEIPGNLPEDQVPQIVLLTFDDAVNDLNKEFYRQLFEQGRVNPNGCPIAATFYVSHEWTDYSQVQNLYADGHELASHTVSHSFGEQFTQKKWTKEVAGQREILAAYGGVKLEDVRGMRAPFLSVGGNKMFKMLYDSNFTYDSSMPIYENKPPSWPYTLDYKLFHDCMIPPCPTRSYPGVWEVPMVMWQDLNGGRCSMGDACSHPADADGVVKLLMKNFQRHYTTNRAPFGLFYHAAYFTKDHHKEGFIKFLDTINSLKDVWLVTNWQALQWVRDPTPISRLNGFQPFQCNYSDRPKRCNNPKVCNLWHKSGVRYMRTCQPCPDIYPWTGNTGIRSSKIDNDIED, from the exons ATGGTGTACAAAAACACCGTAACCATACTGATATTAACCCTAATCG GTTTCGCGTCTGCACAAAGAAAGATCAGCAGGAACTCGCAGCCCGTCGAGGAAACGAAACCGGAGGTGAATTTCCATTGTCCGGAAGAATTCGGATACTACCCACATCCGACCGATTGTACATTGTACCATGTATGCTTTTTCGGAAGGCCTGTATTGGAATCCTGCACTGGGGGATTAATGTACAGCCCCGAATTACAAACATGTGATTGGCCGAGAAATGTCGGTTGCGATGGTTCTTCCGACGTTTCAGTGACATCTATAGTATCTTCTTCGAGCATACCCAGCAGATCATCCGAATCTAGAACTAGATATACAGCTCCACCTCCTCCACCACCCGCTCAACCCGCAGCTATTGTGACATCTAGAGGACAACCGAAAAGTTTACACCACACCGAAATTATTAAG CAACCTCGCTATTACGACGACGATGATGACGAGCCGATCTCCGACCAAATTAGCGATAGACAACAAAGAATCAATCGGGGGCAACCGAAAAAGGTCAGCGACGTACAGAGGGATAGGGACGGATTAGGGTTGGCTAACGCTATTCCG TCGTACAGCGGTCGGGGAGAAAAAATTAGTTCGATTTCCTTCGGAACTCAACAACAGAACCTGAACACGTATAG AGTCGAAGAGGCCAGTGTCGTTCCGCAAAAAGCACCCACCATCACCTCCGCCAAAAGCTACAACACCAGTCACTACGACTCCACACAATATGATCCTTACTACAATATATATGATGAGGTCGAACTCTACAGAGATGTTG ATTATCCTCAACATTACAACACCAACAATGGTGGAAGACAATCTTCTCAAACAACGTACCGAGGAACGCCGGCACCTGCCATCCAAGTAATCCCAACTCAAGAAGATGTATCATCAAAACGGCACAGAACTAACATCTACATTCAAAATCCGTACCAAACTCAAGATATTTACCAACAACCCACTGTTTCAGAATACAGTGACGAAGCATAC GTTGACGATCACACCAATTACAGACAAACAAGTAGACAACCAACAAA cCCTAGGGGTGAGAGTTATGATCTCAATTACTTAGAGGAGAACGCCACCACGAAAAGAACTACAACTACCGCTAGAACTACCACTACTActaccaccaccaccacaaCGACGACCCCGCGATTAAATCCTAGCCCAAAGAGCACGACTCCAACAAG CTCAACACAAACAGTGGATATAAACCAAACCGTACCGCTCACACCATCCACAACCTTCGATCCTCTCCCAGACATAGACAATGACACAATAAGCGAGAACAGTGATACAGAGACAAACGAAACTAGCACGCTTGGGTCTAGTGGGAAAGggttagcaaattttatttcatccaGCACCACACAGCCGCCAGCTTATCACTTTATTACCAAAGCGTCTAAGTCAACTCCAGTTGCTTCGACCCCTAATTATATAGAGAACTATACTTATAGACCTAGGGTTAGAGTGCACAGAAAAAATAGGGTCATTGCGCCGACCACTTATGCACCACCAAAATTCTTTCTTAAATCTGTCTTTCTATCGCCTTCTTCAACTACTACTAAGTATTCTACAAAGTATTCAACAAGATATTCCCCAACCACCCCACCCACTACCACCACCACTATTTTAACAACAACAACTAGATTTAGTACTACTTCAAAACCCACATCAACAACTACTAACTATATTTATCCATCATTTAACGTAGAAAATTTGGATAACGTAGATACTAGCACAATTAGACAAAACAGGATCATCAAAACAATCAGGAAATTCATAAACCCCATTGCTATTAATAACGAATTCGCGGGTACGACTAAAAATTACGAACACCCGAGTCGCGAAGGTATTTCTATTGAGAATTACGTCAACAGAAACTTTCAGGATAATTTCGATGACGAATATTTTGAACCTAATGTTACGACTTCGAGCAGGTACGTTCCGATTCCAACCAAATCGacaactagaactaccacaaCAACTACAACACCAAAACCTACGACGACAACACCAAAACCTACAACGACACCAAAACCTACAACGACACCCAAACCTACGACGACACCCAAACCTACGACGACAACTCCAAAACCTACGACGACAACACCACAACCTACGACTACAACCTCTCCAAAACCAATTACAACCACAATTCTTCCTGACTTAAATCAACAACCTTACGACGAACCAAATTTGTATGTTGGACcgaatgaaaagaaatttagaCCGACTGTAGAATTTCCAAGTCCAGAGGACTTATTAACTCGACAGGACCAACCGAAACTCGAACCAGATCTTCCACAACCTTACAAACCAAAACCAATCGTGAAACCGGACTCGTTGACCAAACCAACCCTCCCAACTAGAACGTCCCGGGTAAATAATGCCATAAAGTCGTTGATAGCTCTCGGCGGAACGCGCAGGCCGAACACCAAATGTACCGATGCTAAATGCAACGAACTGAACCAGAG ATCTCACACCAGGGGTAGAGGTTCTGCCCATTACAGTGTTAGTGATACTGGAGTACAAGTTAATAGAGGAACACCACCACC GCGCAGTCGATCAACTCTAAAACCATCAACATCTATCGTTTCTAAAGCCCAAGAATTTGTTGATATATACAGATTCCCACCTCGACGCCCAGATACAATTTATCCCCAACCAGTTCCAGATAAAGCAGCAGCAAAATGTAGAAAAGATGTTTGTTTATTACCAGATTGCAGTTGTGGCGGAAAAGAAATACCCG GAAATTTACCGGAGGACCAGGTGCCTCAAATAGTCTTGTTGACATTTGATGACGCAGTCAACGATTTGAACAAAGAATTCTATAGGCAGCTCTTTGAGCAGGGTCGGGTCAACCCAAACGGATGCCCGATAGCTGCtactttttatgtttctcacGAATGGACTGATTACAGCCAGGTGCAAAACTTGTATGCCGATGGCCACGAATTAGCATCGCATACAGTGTC GCATAGTTTTGGAGAACAATTTACCCAAAAGAAATGGACTAAAGAAGTCGCTGGACAAAGAGAGATTTTAGCAGCTTATGGAGGTGTTAAACTAGAAGATGTCCGAGGAATGAGAGCCCCCTTCTTATCT gTTGGTGGCaacaaaatgttcaaaatgttatacGACTCCAACTTTACCTACGACTCTTCCATGCCTATTTATGAAAACAAACCACCCAGTTGGCCTTACACTCTGGATTACAAACTTTTCCACGACTGCATGATCCCACCTTGCCCCACAAGATCATACCCGGGAGTATGGGAAGTCCCCATGGTGATGTGGCAAGATTTAAACGGCGGACGATGCTCGATGGGCGATGCTTGCAGTCACCCCGCTGACGCTGACGGAGTCgtcaaattattaatgaaaaacttCCAAAGGCATTACACAACGAATCGTGCCCCATTCGGGTTGTTTTATCACGCCGCTTACTTTACTAAGGACCACCACAAAGaaggatttattaaattcttgGATACTATCAATTCTTTGAAGGACGTTTGGTTGGTTACTAATTGGCAAGCTCTCCAATGGGTAAGGGATCCTACACCGATTTCGAGATTAAATGGTTTCCAACCTTTCCAATGCAATTACAGC GATCGTCCAAAGAGATGTAATAATCCGAAGGTGTGCAATTTGTGGCATAAATCTGGAGTGAGATATATGAGAACTTGCCAACCATGCCCCGATATTTACCCGTGGACTGGAAACACGGGAATACGCAGTAGTAAAATAGATAATGATATTGAAGATTAA